Proteins from one Niallia circulans genomic window:
- a CDS encoding ABC transporter ATP-binding protein, with protein MHKLEIKNSSKIFRKDNKDFYALKDTSLQIEAGSFVSIIGPSGCGKSTLFNIIAGLIKPSTGEVLLDGKDIIGRNGYVGYMLQKDLLLPWRTIMHNVILGLEIKGISKKEAISQAAPLLERYGLGGFENHYPDELSGGMRQRAALLRTLLYDQDIILLDEPFGALDAQTRLLMQEWLLQIWVDFKKTILFITHDIDEAIFLSDDIYILTPRPGTIKEKVTVPLARPRNAQTLLSPEFIELKEHVLKQLKTEG; from the coding sequence GTGCATAAATTAGAAATCAAAAACAGCAGCAAAATATTCAGGAAAGACAATAAGGATTTCTATGCATTAAAGGATACAAGTCTGCAAATTGAGGCAGGAAGCTTCGTCAGCATCATCGGTCCGAGTGGCTGTGGCAAATCAACATTGTTTAATATTATTGCTGGCTTAATCAAGCCTTCTACTGGGGAGGTTCTCCTTGATGGCAAGGATATTATCGGAAGAAATGGTTATGTAGGGTATATGCTGCAAAAAGATTTACTGCTTCCTTGGAGGACCATCATGCATAATGTTATTTTAGGTCTGGAAATAAAGGGGATTTCAAAAAAGGAAGCGATAAGTCAAGCAGCTCCTCTTTTGGAAAGGTACGGACTTGGCGGTTTTGAAAATCATTATCCTGATGAATTATCTGGCGGAATGAGGCAAAGAGCGGCATTACTCCGAACATTGCTGTATGACCAAGACATTATCCTGCTCGATGAACCATTTGGAGCACTTGACGCACAAACAAGATTATTGATGCAGGAATGGCTTCTGCAAATATGGGTGGATTTCAAGAAAACCATACTATTTATAACACATGACATAGATGAAGCGATTTTCCTATCTGATGATATCTATATTTTAACCCCGAGACCTGGAACTATTAAGGAGAAGGTTACTGTTCCTTTAGCAAGGCCAAGAAATGCGCAAACGCTATTGAGCCCTGAATTTATTGAATTGAAAGAGCATGTTTTAAAACAACTGAAAACAGAGGGATAA
- the chbG gene encoding chitin disaccharide deacetylase, producing the protein MIKLLVNADDFGFSRGVNYGVLDTHLNGIVNSATMMMNAEGTEHALEIAKSTPTLRVGVHLVLTFGKPLTSAPSLIGEEGYFKKQKDVYGHPEEISLEDLEQEWTAQIERFLASGIKPAHLDSHHHVHGIKEFYPVIKRLSEKYNLPVRIGGPHFTDVKTVTDILMVDFFGEGVTEDYFEKLQDRVEDGKTVEVMTHPAYLDATLKDGTSYYQERLEEARILSDITLPENVKLL; encoded by the coding sequence ATGATAAAATTACTTGTTAATGCGGATGATTTTGGCTTTTCCAGAGGAGTTAATTACGGGGTTCTCGATACCCACTTAAACGGTATTGTTAATTCTGCAACAATGATGATGAATGCAGAAGGAACAGAGCATGCTCTTGAAATCGCTAAGTCGACACCTACTTTAAGGGTAGGAGTTCATCTTGTTCTCACATTTGGAAAGCCGCTAACGAGTGCACCAAGTCTCATTGGTGAAGAAGGATACTTTAAAAAGCAAAAAGATGTATATGGACATCCTGAAGAAATTTCTCTTGAGGATTTAGAGCAGGAATGGACTGCTCAAATAGAAAGATTTTTGGCTTCAGGAATAAAACCGGCCCATTTGGACAGCCATCACCATGTTCATGGAATTAAAGAGTTCTATCCTGTCATCAAAAGACTGTCAGAAAAATATAATCTTCCAGTCCGTATTGGTGGACCACATTTTACCGACGTAAAAACAGTTACCGATATTTTAATGGTTGATTTTTTTGGTGAGGGAGTGACAGAAGACTATTTTGAAAAGCTGCAAGATAGAGTGGAGGATGGCAAAACGGTGGAGGTAATGACACATCCGGCCTATTTGGATGCAACTCTTAAGGATGGCACCTCTTATTATCAGGAGAGATTGGAAGAGGCAAGAATTTTGTCAGACATAACATTGCCGGAAAACGTTAAGTTACTTTGA
- a CDS encoding PucR family transcriptional regulator, whose protein sequence is MPNQPSNPFRREMYDSLESFVDHVSELLGCPITLEDTHHRVLVYSSHDEETDPVRISTIISRRVPEKIINRLWKDGVIPSLLQSKKPIRIEGKQEIGLGSRVAVSIWRADEVIGYIWAIELHQALTASQMDILENAAAVGKHLLSRFAKAKRPSTNVDQEFFWKLLTGHVNKQEAEEKLMEINQTALNDYTIMVFSFKEIITKEMEKQIIYLLKVMDNVKISLYTMDDHELILLASAINKQDSPAAVFKQFIRNFPSSLAEKFQITDVYGGYGSIYFDLRDVAKCLKEAKKVIEVKVKFPGEAQAFSAYQDLGIYQFMDVLLEKRIQDGFENIAIQKLRDYDNSHNTELLLTLEAFLDESESMQKTALKLHVHTNTLTYRLKRITEIMEVDLTVPSQKFMLYLDLKLLRWHQ, encoded by the coding sequence ATGCCTAATCAGCCATCGAATCCTTTCCGGCGGGAGATGTACGATTCTCTTGAAAGTTTTGTAGACCATGTTAGTGAATTGCTCGGATGTCCGATTACACTTGAGGATACACACCATCGTGTTCTTGTTTACAGCAGTCATGATGAGGAAACAGATCCTGTCAGAATTTCTACGATTATAAGCAGAAGAGTCCCGGAAAAGATAATAAACCGCTTGTGGAAGGATGGAGTTATCCCAAGTCTTCTTCAAAGTAAAAAGCCAATCAGAATTGAGGGAAAGCAAGAGATAGGTCTCGGAAGCAGGGTGGCAGTATCGATTTGGAGAGCAGATGAAGTAATTGGCTATATTTGGGCAATTGAACTGCATCAAGCACTGACAGCAAGCCAAATGGATATATTAGAGAATGCAGCCGCAGTTGGAAAGCATCTTTTATCCCGTTTTGCAAAGGCAAAACGACCATCAACAAATGTTGATCAAGAATTTTTTTGGAAGCTACTTACAGGTCATGTGAATAAGCAAGAGGCAGAAGAAAAGCTGATGGAAATAAATCAAACTGCCCTCAATGACTATACAATTATGGTTTTTAGCTTTAAGGAAATTATTACGAAGGAAATGGAAAAACAAATTATTTATTTGCTGAAAGTAATGGATAATGTCAAAATTTCACTTTATACGATGGATGACCATGAGTTAATTTTGCTGGCAAGTGCAATAAACAAACAAGACAGTCCTGCTGCTGTTTTTAAGCAATTCATTCGGAATTTTCCAAGCAGCTTAGCGGAAAAGTTTCAAATAACAGATGTTTATGGAGGCTATGGAAGCATCTATTTTGATTTGAGGGATGTCGCGAAGTGTCTAAAGGAAGCAAAGAAGGTAATAGAGGTTAAAGTGAAATTTCCAGGCGAGGCACAAGCCTTTTCTGCCTATCAAGATTTAGGAATCTATCAGTTCATGGATGTGTTATTAGAAAAGCGAATACAGGATGGCTTTGAAAATATCGCGATTCAGAAATTAAGGGACTATGATAACAGTCATAATACAGAGCTGCTATTAACATTGGAAGCCTTTTTGGATGAGAGTGAAAGCATGCAAAAAACAGCTTTAAAGCTTCATGTACACACGAATACACTAACATATCGACTAAAGCGAATAACAGAGATTATGGAGGTTGACCTTACTGTGCCTTCCCAGAAATTCATGCTTTATCTCGACTTAAAATTGCTCCGCTGGCATCAGTAA
- the ald gene encoding alanine dehydrogenase produces MIIGIPKEIKNNENRVAITPSGVAYLQNGGHEVLVETNAGSGSGFTDSEYAASGAKIMDTASMVWNAADMIMKVKEPLQSEYSYFRKGLILFTYLHLAAEKELAAALTEKGVTGIAYETIEVNGKLPLLTPMSEVAGRMAVQIGAQFLEQPHGGKGILLAGVPGVKRGNVTIIGGGIVGANAAKLAVGLGANVTLLDLNPERLRELDNQFGSSLNTVISNPANIEAAVAESDLVIGAVLIPGAKAPKLVTEEMVKKMAPGSVIVDVAIDQGGIFETVDHITTHDNPTYVKHGVVHYAVANMPGAVPRTSTIALTNVTVPYALQIANKGAVGAIQNNYAIKQGVNTFNGHITYAPVAKDLGLVYVPVQEVINSIPTTAV; encoded by the coding sequence TTGATTATTGGTATTCCGAAAGAGATAAAAAACAATGAAAACAGGGTTGCGATTACTCCTTCTGGCGTAGCTTACTTGCAAAATGGCGGGCATGAAGTTCTAGTTGAAACAAATGCTGGTTCAGGCAGTGGTTTTACAGATAGTGAATATGCTGCTTCTGGAGCGAAAATAATGGATACTGCAAGCATGGTGTGGAATGCTGCGGACATGATTATGAAGGTAAAGGAACCACTTCAATCAGAATACAGCTATTTCCGCAAAGGCTTAATCTTATTTACTTATCTTCACTTAGCAGCTGAAAAGGAATTGGCAGCAGCCTTAACAGAGAAGGGTGTTACTGGCATTGCTTATGAGACAATTGAAGTAAATGGAAAACTGCCGCTGTTAACTCCGATGAGTGAGGTTGCAGGCAGAATGGCAGTTCAGATTGGCGCACAATTTCTTGAACAGCCACATGGAGGAAAAGGGATTTTGCTGGCAGGAGTTCCAGGAGTTAAGCGTGGCAATGTGACAATAATTGGCGGTGGTATTGTTGGAGCAAACGCTGCGAAGCTCGCAGTTGGTCTTGGTGCAAATGTAACATTATTGGATTTAAATCCAGAAAGATTAAGAGAACTGGATAATCAATTCGGGTCAAGCCTAAATACAGTTATCTCAAACCCTGCCAATATTGAAGCGGCAGTTGCTGAGTCTGATTTAGTTATCGGTGCTGTCCTTATCCCTGGTGCTAAAGCGCCGAAGCTTGTAACAGAGGAAATGGTCAAAAAGATGGCTCCAGGCTCTGTGATTGTTGATGTGGCAATCGACCAAGGCGGTATCTTTGAGACAGTTGACCATATCACTACACATGATAATCCAACATATGTGAAGCATGGGGTTGTTCACTATGCTGTTGCAAACATGCCTGGAGCGGTGCCGAGGACATCTACGATTGCCCTGACAAATGTTACTGTGCCATATGCATTGCAGATAGCCAACAAAGGTGCAGTCGGGGCCATCCAAAACAACTACGCGATAAAGCAAGGTGTTAATACCTTTAATGGCCATATAACATACGCTCCTGTAGCGAAAGATCTAGGGCTTGTTTATGTCCCGGTTCAAGAAGTAATCAATTCAATCCCTACTACTGCAGTTTAA
- a CDS encoding ABC transporter ATP-binding protein, whose product MSQYALEVKNFTKKIKSKTIVDKVSFAVEKGEIFGLLGPNGAGKTTIIRMIVSLINRTEGEVVINGHNLDTSFADAMSSLGAIVENPEFYKYMSGYKNLRHYARMAKNEISEERIAEVAKLVKLDNAIHQKVRTYSLGMRQRLGVAQALLHNPAILILDEPTNGLDPQGIREFRDYLHELAATGISVLVSSHLLSEMQLMCHRFAIIEKGKLIHISSMDETVAEGADELREVTFEIDNASSALEVLRSGAVAFEEVSVKENILTVKLSKSSIPAVNKLFVEKGLSVYGISAAKATLEDRFLELTNKKGEEAKR is encoded by the coding sequence ATGTCACAGTATGCATTAGAAGTGAAAAATTTCACAAAGAAAATTAAAAGCAAAACAATTGTGGACAAGGTAAGTTTTGCCGTGGAAAAAGGGGAGATTTTTGGACTGCTTGGCCCAAATGGTGCTGGGAAAACAACGATTATAAGAATGATCGTCAGCCTGATTAACAGAACAGAAGGAGAGGTTGTTATAAATGGGCATAACCTCGATACTTCTTTTGCTGATGCGATGAGCAGCCTCGGGGCTATCGTGGAAAACCCAGAATTCTATAAATACATGAGCGGCTATAAGAATTTGCGTCACTATGCGAGAATGGCCAAAAATGAGATTTCGGAGGAGAGAATTGCAGAAGTAGCTAAGCTTGTTAAGCTGGATAATGCAATTCATCAAAAGGTAAGGACCTATTCACTTGGAATGAGGCAGCGGCTTGGTGTTGCGCAAGCACTTTTACATAATCCTGCCATCTTAATCCTTGATGAGCCGACAAACGGGTTAGATCCACAAGGGATACGAGAATTCCGTGATTATCTCCACGAGCTGGCAGCGACCGGAATATCTGTGCTTGTATCATCTCATTTACTTTCCGAAATGCAGCTAATGTGCCATCGCTTTGCAATTATTGAAAAGGGCAAGCTTATCCACATCTCCTCCATGGATGAGACTGTTGCAGAGGGAGCTGATGAGCTAAGAGAAGTAACCTTTGAGATAGATAATGCTTCTAGTGCACTTGAAGTACTGAGAAGTGGTGCAGTGGCTTTTGAGGAGGTTTCGGTAAAAGAGAATATACTCACAGTAAAACTGTCGAAGTCTTCCATTCCAGCTGTGAACAAACTATTTGTGGAAAAAGGATTATCTGTGTACGGAA
- a CDS encoding ABC transporter substrate-binding protein — translation MLGIMLLAGCASKGSNGGTKDGLKKIVIAEPVHLIGYLPLYLAIQEGYFEEEGLEVEVITATGGAHVTSLVSGDAWGNIAGPDSNQMANPGSSDPIQGVVNVVNRANVYLMGSSDEKVDSTNEAELAQYLEGKTIAAGRYGGSPNLLTRWLLLELGLDPDKDVKLEEPADASAVVSLVESGQADIANGGEPQITEGINKGVWNEPFYSFPSLGDYPYSVISVKKSTIENEPEVVESFVKAMLKGLKAVDEDPELAMEALKKEFPTTSDDSLKASLDRAYADQLWSKDGFISEEALAKPMDVVEKTGVYKEGYKYEELIDMQFVEKLSE, via the coding sequence ATGTTAGGCATAATGCTGCTGGCAGGCTGTGCTTCAAAGGGTTCAAATGGCGGAACAAAGGATGGTTTAAAGAAAATCGTCATTGCTGAGCCTGTCCATTTGATTGGGTATTTGCCGCTTTATTTAGCCATACAGGAGGGGTATTTCGAGGAAGAAGGACTTGAAGTGGAAGTCATCACAGCTACAGGTGGAGCTCATGTTACGTCTTTAGTAAGCGGTGATGCATGGGGGAATATTGCTGGACCGGATTCTAACCAGATGGCAAATCCGGGCAGCTCTGATCCGATCCAAGGGGTTGTGAATGTCGTTAACAGAGCAAATGTATATTTGATGGGCAGCTCTGATGAAAAGGTAGACAGCACAAATGAAGCAGAGCTGGCACAATATTTGGAGGGGAAAACAATTGCAGCAGGCCGTTATGGTGGAAGCCCAAATCTTTTGACAAGATGGCTGCTACTTGAGCTCGGCTTAGATCCGGATAAGGACGTTAAGCTGGAGGAGCCGGCTGACGCAAGCGCAGTTGTTTCACTTGTTGAATCAGGTCAGGCTGATATTGCAAATGGTGGCGAACCGCAAATAACAGAAGGGATTAATAAAGGAGTTTGGAACGAACCCTTCTATAGTTTCCCGAGTTTAGGAGACTATCCTTACTCTGTTATAAGTGTCAAAAAATCAACAATCGAAAATGAGCCAGAAGTGGTGGAAAGCTTTGTAAAGGCAATGCTTAAAGGACTAAAGGCGGTCGATGAAGACCCTGAGCTGGCAATGGAAGCATTGAAAAAAGAGTTTCCGACTACATCAGACGATAGCTTGAAGGCTTCTCTTGACCGTGCTTATGCAGATCAGCTATGGAGCAAGGATGGCTTCATCTCGGAGGAAGCATTGGCAAAGCCTATGGATGTTGTTGAGAAAACAGGTGTATATAAAGAAGGATATAAATACGAAGAGCTTATTGATATGCAATTTGTGGAGAAATTATCTGAGTAG
- a CDS encoding NAD-dependent epimerase/dehydratase family protein produces MEKSALIIGATGLVGRELVQLLVQENKYKKITVLTRRKSFEHPAIKEVVADFNNLTAYKKHLEADDVFCCIGTTIKKAGSQAEMEKIDLRYPVEIASLAFEMGARQMLVISPIGANRDSKIFYSSLKGRLEESLKTIGYPSLAIFRPSLLLGKRQEFRFGEKLSSYLLPPLCFLLIGPLRKYRGISAKAVAASMSKIAEINNIGVHIVESDEIERHARTKESSSSFTK; encoded by the coding sequence ATGGAAAAAAGTGCTTTAATAATTGGGGCTACAGGTCTTGTCGGCAGGGAGCTTGTGCAATTGCTTGTCCAAGAAAACAAGTACAAGAAGATAACAGTCCTGACAAGAAGGAAAAGCTTTGAGCATCCTGCCATTAAGGAAGTTGTTGCTGACTTCAACAATCTTACAGCATACAAAAAACACCTTGAAGCTGATGATGTTTTTTGCTGTATCGGAACAACCATAAAAAAAGCTGGAAGCCAAGCAGAAATGGAAAAGATTGATTTGCGTTATCCTGTAGAAATTGCCAGTCTGGCATTTGAAATGGGCGCGAGACAAATGCTTGTCATCAGTCCGATTGGAGCTAACCGAGATTCAAAAATATTCTACAGCAGTCTTAAAGGAAGGCTTGAGGAAAGCCTCAAGACAATCGGCTATCCATCCTTGGCAATATTTCGCCCTTCTCTGCTCCTGGGCAAAAGACAGGAGTTCAGATTTGGCGAAAAATTAAGCTCCTATCTTCTTCCACCGCTTTGCTTTCTCCTTATCGGTCCATTGCGGAAGTATCGCGGCATTTCAGCTAAAGCTGTCGCAGCTTCCATGAGCAAGATTGCCGAAATAAACAACATTGGCGTACATATAGTTGAATCAGATGAAATCGAAAGACATGCCCGCACGAAAGAAAGCTCGTCTTCATTCACTAAATAA
- a CDS encoding ABC transporter permease yields the protein MAQLNQNPFPYIEDEEAAAKRRSRITLYGQWALGILLILLWELFARWKIIDSYYWSSPSTIWKTAYTAFTEGTLLEDLLYTSGSTVLGFILGTFIGALLGLSFWWSYYYSRISEPYLIAFNAIPKLALAPVLVILFGIGFSSKVVLAFMMTVIVTALAAYSGVKAVDKDLEKLMYSLGAKRWHVFTKVVIPTSMPWIVSSLKINIALALAGTIVGEFISSRQGIGRMILYAGQIMNINLVWVGVVVLSLLSILMYFATVWVEKLLLKGRSAP from the coding sequence TTGGCACAGCTCAATCAAAACCCCTTTCCGTATATTGAAGATGAGGAAGCAGCAGCAAAACGGAGATCGCGCATCACATTATACGGGCAGTGGGCACTTGGAATACTGTTAATCCTGCTGTGGGAACTATTCGCAAGATGGAAAATTATTGACTCCTATTATTGGAGCAGTCCTTCAACTATATGGAAAACTGCTTATACTGCATTCACGGAAGGAACTTTGCTGGAGGATCTTCTTTATACGAGCGGATCAACAGTACTTGGCTTTATACTTGGAACCTTTATTGGAGCATTGCTTGGTTTATCCTTTTGGTGGTCTTATTATTACTCAAGGATTTCTGAGCCTTATTTAATTGCTTTTAATGCCATTCCAAAGCTGGCACTGGCACCAGTGCTCGTTATCCTGTTTGGAATTGGCTTCAGTTCAAAAGTTGTGCTTGCCTTTATGATGACAGTCATTGTCACCGCATTGGCAGCGTACAGCGGCGTAAAGGCAGTTGATAAGGATTTAGAAAAGCTTATGTATTCACTTGGTGCAAAGCGCTGGCATGTGTTTACAAAGGTTGTTATTCCGACAAGCATGCCGTGGATTGTTAGTTCATTGAAAATAAATATCGCGCTTGCCCTTGCCGGCACAATTGTTGGCGAATTCATCAGCTCAAGGCAAGGGATAGGAAGAATGATTCTTTACGCCGGTCAAATCATGAACATAAATCTTGTCTGGGTAGGAGTTGTTGTCTTGTCCTTACTGTCGATTCTTATGTACTTTGCAACAGTTTGGGTCGAGAAGCTGCTGTTAAAGGGAAGAAGCGCTCCATAA